The Fusobacterium sp. JB019 genome has a segment encoding these proteins:
- a CDS encoding MerR family transcriptional regulator, whose translation MNSQKKKFYKIGEISKLYGVSSDILRYYNKIGLVKPDFIGENGYRYYSKKQIWKLNSIRNLRNLGVGLEDIKAFLYERNTKNAEEMLEFQLNVISEKINKLEELREEINNKIENINFFKGFKDFEKPVLKYIPERKILKSKGILKKDWEIDFEIKILNKKTTYKDDILLTNNEVGAFISKDNFYKKEYQTFSGTFIINEEKGEKLDEGYYLSLIFKGSYENSPKYYKILKDYILENNYKVIGEILEIYHIEVHITENEDEYITEIQIPVEEVNCN comes from the coding sequence ATGAATTCTCAAAAAAAGAAATTTTATAAAATAGGAGAAATCAGCAAATTATATGGAGTAAGCAGTGACATATTAAGATATTATAATAAAATTGGCCTTGTGAAACCGGATTTTATAGGAGAAAATGGATATAGATATTATTCTAAGAAACAGATTTGGAAATTAAATAGTATTCGTAATTTAAGAAATTTAGGGGTAGGTTTAGAGGATATAAAAGCATTTTTATATGAAAGAAATACTAAGAATGCTGAAGAAATGCTTGAATTTCAATTAAATGTTATCTCTGAAAAAATAAATAAATTAGAGGAATTAAGAGAAGAAATTAATAATAAAATTGAAAATATAAATTTTTTCAAAGGATTTAAAGACTTTGAAAAACCAGTATTAAAATATATTCCTGAAAGAAAGATTTTAAAATCTAAAGGAATTTTAAAAAAAGACTGGGAGATAGATTTTGAGATAAAAATATTAAATAAAAAAACAACATATAAAGATGATATATTATTAACTAATAATGAGGTTGGTGCTTTTATATCTAAAGATAATTTTTATAAAAAAGAATACCAAACATTTTCAGGAACATTTATTATAAATGAGGAAAAGGGAGAAAAATTAGATGAAGGATATTATTTAAGTTTAATTTTTAAAGGTAGTTATGAAAATAGCCCTAAGTACTATAAAATTTTAAAGGATTATATTCTTGAAAATAATTATAAAGTTATTGGTGAAATTTTAGAGATATATCATATAGAGGTTCATATAACAGAAAACGAAGATGAATATATAACAGAAATTCAAATTCCCGTAGAAGAAGTTAATTGCAATTAA
- a CDS encoding bifunctional precorrin-2 dehydrogenase/sirohydrochlorin ferrochelatase, protein MENNKEFLPLFISLENKKVLVLGAGRIAFRKVSTVAPYKANIKILTTKVVDPRFSDLILENNLIKLSIGEFDKKFIKKECLDSFLVILATDNEKLNEELASYCDKNNVLVNNITSKTEMNTRFPSILKQGDYTIGISANGDPKKSKALKNKLSSLDLGTIL, encoded by the coding sequence ATGGAAAATAATAAAGAGTTTTTACCTTTATTTATCAGTTTAGAAAATAAAAAGGTTCTTGTACTTGGAGCTGGAAGAATAGCTTTTAGAAAAGTATCCACAGTTGCTCCCTATAAAGCTAATATAAAAATTCTTACAACTAAAGTTGTGGATCCTAGATTCAGCGATTTAATTCTTGAAAACAATTTAATTAAATTAAGTATTGGAGAATTTGATAAAAAGTTTATAAAAAAAGAATGCCTTGATAGTTTCCTTGTTATTCTTGCCACTGATAATGAAAAATTAAATGAAGAACTAGCTAGTTATTGTGATAAAAACAACGTTCTAGTGAATAATATTACATCAAAAACTGAAATGAATACAAGATTTCCTAGTATCTTAAAACAAGGGGATTACACTATTGGAATCTCTGCAAATGGAGATCCTAAAAAATCTAAAGCCTTAAAAAATAAGCTTTCTTCTCTTGACCTTGGAACTATTCTATAG
- a CDS encoding MATE family efflux transporter, translating to MKLDLGKDSLTKIIFKYGYPSVITMWIFSLYTIVDGTFIGRYLGAKEIAAVNIVMPYVNLSFALGIMIAIGSSTIIAINLGEGNKEKANKIYSLSLELLFLFGSLLGILGILFPKKIVAFLGANDIILNDAATYLFYLSFFTLFYLLSYGFEVFVRIEGCPSYSMICLCIGAALNIILDYYFILHLNLGIQGAALATGIAQFGTALSLFMYLVFKSKKLKFSPIKLSFINSITICYKGLSEFVTEIATGIVIMAFNIVIMRIMGEKGVSAFGIIGYISTLVTMTMIGFSQGIQPVISYNYGALNFKRIKNILKIELVTVLILGALFYIFINTYVGNIISIFITDDKTIYNITKKAINIYSFTYLLVGINIIISAFFTAIENSFVSSILSTIRGFIIINLLLYTFPSFFHESGIWLSAPTNEFLTLIISISIFINIGLKSINKKYI from the coding sequence ATGAAACTTGATTTAGGCAAAGATAGCCTCACCAAGATTATTTTTAAGTACGGTTATCCTTCAGTGATAACCATGTGGATTTTTTCTTTATATACAATTGTTGATGGAACATTTATTGGAAGATATTTAGGAGCTAAAGAAATAGCTGCTGTAAATATTGTAATGCCATATGTTAACCTGTCCTTTGCTTTAGGAATTATGATTGCAATAGGTAGTTCAACAATAATTGCCATTAATTTGGGCGAAGGAAATAAAGAAAAAGCAAACAAAATTTATAGTTTATCCCTAGAGTTACTATTTCTATTTGGATCCTTACTAGGAATCCTAGGAATACTTTTCCCTAAAAAAATAGTTGCATTCCTTGGAGCTAATGACATTATCTTAAATGATGCTGCTACTTACTTATTTTATTTATCTTTTTTCACACTTTTTTATTTATTATCTTATGGTTTTGAAGTTTTTGTTAGAATAGAAGGATGTCCTTCATATTCTATGATTTGTTTATGTATAGGTGCTGCTTTAAATATTATTTTAGATTATTATTTTATATTACATTTAAATTTAGGAATACAGGGAGCTGCCTTAGCTACTGGAATTGCACAATTTGGAACTGCCCTATCTTTATTTATGTATCTTGTATTTAAATCTAAAAAATTAAAGTTTTCCCCTATAAAACTAAGCTTTATAAATTCTATAACTATTTGTTATAAAGGTTTATCTGAATTTGTAACTGAAATTGCTACTGGAATAGTTATTATGGCATTCAATATTGTTATTATGAGAATCATGGGAGAAAAGGGAGTATCTGCATTTGGAATAATTGGATATATCTCAACCCTTGTTACAATGACTATGATTGGTTTTTCTCAAGGAATACAACCAGTTATAAGTTATAACTATGGAGCTTTAAATTTTAAAAGAATAAAAAATATATTAAAAATAGAACTAGTTACTGTTCTTATATTAGGAGCTTTATTTTATATATTTATAAATACATATGTAGGAAATATAATTTCTATATTTATAACTGATGATAAAACTATTTATAATATTACTAAAAAAGCCATTAATATCTATAGTTTTACTTATTTGCTAGTGGGAATAAATATAATTATCTCAGCTTTCTTTACAGCTATTGAAAATTCATTTGTTTCAAGTATTTTAAGTACTATTAGAGGTTTTATTATAATAAATCTCTTACTCTATACTTTCCCTTCATTTTTTCATGAATCAGGGATATGGCTATCAGCCCCAACAAATGAATTTTTAACCTTAATAATTTCAATTTCAATATTCATAAATATTGGACTTAAAAGCATAAATAAAAAATATATTTAA
- a CDS encoding sodium/glutamate symporter: MPILYYLSFISLLTLLGIFIKSKSHFLNKFFIPSSIIGGLIGLILGPEILGRFYEIVPFEWYHNIKSIPSVLIIPLTASIPIGLKLKGSKKNNNSSINMTLILFMVTFLQLLVGFLVNHFYTIFNPSAIYESFGSELNAGFAGGHGIAGIMGLILKDLHLKYWNLAQGVAASMATFGLVFGILFGIVLINIEKRRVKVYSKNEIEIINGNISEKEETYKSSNQNKNLRSNKLVVYFALVFFACGVAFVLSNLFRKYDIFILSNISSWSLAMIIMFVLWKYVKNYSISEGVDLELRNMVSGLLIEYAVVSAVATLPLRAVFTYITPILITATLGIFSTWFFINILCKRYFKDNFRFQRSITMFGTSTGIFITGLLLLRVCDPELKTPVLKDYSLGFSIVAILGPIFNLIFYSTKLRVEYNSIAPILLLIFMIILGFSILEYFNHNKIKN; this comes from the coding sequence ATGCCTATACTTTATTACTTGTCGTTCATCAGTTTACTTACTTTACTTGGAATATTTATTAAATCTAAGTCTCACTTTTTAAATAAATTTTTTATCCCTTCCTCGATTATTGGAGGATTAATTGGATTGATTTTAGGACCAGAAATTTTAGGAAGATTTTATGAAATTGTACCTTTTGAATGGTATCATAATATAAAATCCATTCCCAGTGTTCTTATTATACCTTTAACAGCTTCTATCCCAATTGGTTTAAAGCTAAAAGGATCTAAGAAAAATAATAATTCTAGCATTAATATGACTTTGATATTATTTATGGTTACCTTTCTTCAACTTTTAGTAGGTTTTCTAGTTAATCATTTTTATACTATTTTTAATCCAAGTGCAATATATGAATCATTTGGATCTGAACTTAATGCCGGATTTGCTGGAGGTCACGGAATAGCAGGGATTATGGGACTTATTTTAAAAGATTTACATTTAAAGTACTGGAATCTTGCTCAAGGAGTAGCTGCTTCAATGGCCACTTTTGGACTTGTTTTTGGAATTTTATTTGGAATAGTATTAATAAATATTGAAAAAAGAAGAGTAAAAGTTTATTCTAAAAATGAAATAGAAATAATTAATGGAAATATCAGTGAAAAAGAAGAAACTTATAAAAGCTCTAACCAAAACAAAAATTTAAGATCTAATAAATTAGTGGTTTATTTTGCTCTTGTTTTCTTTGCATGTGGGGTTGCCTTTGTTCTTTCTAATCTCTTTAGAAAATACGATATTTTTATATTATCTAATATTTCCTCTTGGTCTTTAGCTATGATTATAATGTTTGTTCTTTGGAAATACGTTAAAAACTATAGTATTTCTGAAGGAGTTGATTTAGAATTAAGAAATATGGTCTCTGGATTATTAATTGAATATGCAGTAGTTTCAGCTGTTGCAACCTTACCTCTAAGAGCTGTTTTCACATATATTACTCCTATATTAATCACTGCAACTCTTGGGATATTTTCAACTTGGTTTTTCATTAATATACTTTGTAAAAGATATTTTAAAGATAATTTTAGGTTTCAAAGAAGTATCACCATGTTTGGAACTTCAACTGGAATATTTATAACTGGTTTATTACTTCTTAGAGTTTGTGATCCTGAGCTTAAGACTCCTGTTTTAAAAGATTATTCCTTAGGTTTTTCTATTGTGGCAATACTAGGACCTATATTTAATTTAATATTTTATTCTACTAAATTAAGAGTAGAATATAATTCAATAGCCCCTATCTTACTT